Part of the Kitasatospora sp. NBC_00374 genome is shown below.
CCACGGGTCGGAGGTGACAGCGTCACCGTCGACGATGAGGATGGTCGAGAGCTCGACCGAGTCACCCGCCTTGGCCTCAATACGGTCAATCTCCAGCACGTCGCCGACGGCGACCTTGTGCTGGCGGCCGCCTGCGCGAACGATCGCGTACATGCGGTACCCACTTTCTGTACTCGGTCGGAACTCGCCGATGCCAGCCACCTGGGTACGGACACAGGGGCCTCCCCCAGGTCAGAAGGACTGAACCCGGGAGGTGATCTGCTCGGGAGCGCGGCGTTAAACACGCCAAGGGTCAAGAATACGGACCAGCCGCCCAACGGGCAAACCGGGCCCGACCCGGCGCCGGCCGGGCCCCGGAAGAGGGCCCGGCCGACACCCGGGGCTTACTCGGACGCCGTATCACCTTCGGCGGCCGCGGCCTTCTTGGCCGCCGCGCTGGTCCGCTTGGTGGCGGTCTTGCGGGCGGTGGTCTTCTTGGCAGCGGCGGTCTTCTTGGCCGCCGTCGCCGTGGTGGTGGCCTTCTTGGCGGCGGCCTTGCGCGGGGCCCGCTTCTTCGGAGCCGGGGCCTCCTCGGCCTCCTCCGCGACGACGGGCTGCTCCTCGGCCGGGGCCGCCTCGGCGGGCACCTCGACCTCGTCGGCCGGGGCCTGCTCGGCGACGGGCGCCTCGACCGGCTCGGTCACCGGCTCCTGGGCGGGCTGCTGCTCGGCCGCGGCCGACAGCGCGGCCTCGACCACGGCGTCGGCGCGGGCCTGCAGCACCACGATCTCGGCCTCGCCCGGCGCACCGGCCGGAGCCGTCGCCTTGCGGACCGCACGGCGGCGGGTACGGCCGGCGGCCGGCGCGGGCGCCGCGGCCGGGATCTCGACCAGGCTCGGCTGCGGAGCGGGCTCCACGGCCTCGACCGGGGTGACCGGCTCCTCGACCGCGATCTCCAGCTGCTCGACGGCCTCGGGCTCGACGACCTCGAAGGTCTCCTCCGCCTCGGCCTCGGCCTCGAACTCACCCTCGGCGCTCTCCAGCGCCTCCGGCTCGTTCTGCGCGGCGCCGCCCTTGCCCCGGCGGCGGCGCTTGACGCTGCCCGAGCCCGCGGCCTCGCCGGCCGTCTCGGTCCTGCCGCCACCGCCGTGGCTGTGCGGCTGGTCCATGTGGACGATGACGCCGCGCCCGTTGCAGTGCACGCAGGACTCGGAGAAGGACTCCAGCAGACCCTGGCCGACCCGCTTGCGGGTCATCTGCACCAGGCCGAGCGAGGTGACCTCGGCCACCTGGTGCTTGGTCCGGTCCCGGCCCAGGCACTCCAGCAGACGGCGCAGCACCAGGTCCCGGTTGGACTCCAGCACCATGTCGATGAAGTCGATCACGATGATGCCGCCGAGGTCGCGCAGCCGCAGCTGGCGGACGATCTCTTCGGCCGCCTCGATGTTGTTACGGGTGACGGTCTCCTCGAGGTTGCCGCCCTGGCCGACGAACTTGCCGGTGTTGACGTCGACGACGATCATCGCCTCGGTCCGGTCGATCACCAGCGAACCACCGCTGGGCAGCCAGACCTTGCGGTCCAGCGCCTTCATCAGCTGCTCGTCGATCCGGTAGGTGGCGAACACGTCCACGTCGGACGTCCAGCGCTGGAGCCGGTCCGCGAGGTCGGGGGCCACGCCGCCGACGTACTCGTGGATGGTGTTCCACGCCTCGTTGCCGCTGACGATGACCTTGGTGAAGTCCTCGTTGAAGATGTCGCGGACGACCCGGACGGTCATGTCCGGCTCGCCGTAGAGCAGCGCCGGGGCGTTGCCGGTGGCGGCCTTCTTCTGGATCTCCTCCCACTGCGCCTGCAGGCGCTGCACGTCACGCGTCAGCTCGTCCTCGCTGGCGCCCTCGGCGGCGGTGCGCACGATGACGCCCGCGTCGTCCGGGACGATCTTCTTGAGGATCTGCTTCAGCCGGGCGCGCTCGTTCTCCGGGAGCTTGCGGCTGATGCCGGTCATCGAGCCCTCGGGCACGTAGACCAGGTAGCGGCCGGGCAGCGAGATCTGGCTGGTCAGACGGGCACCCTTGTGACCGATCGGGTCCTTGGACACCTGGACCAGCACCGACTGGCCGGACTTCAGCACCGACTCGATCCGGCGCGGGCCGCCGTGGCCCATCGCACCGAAGTTGACCTCACCGGCGTACAGCACCGCGTTGCGGCCCTTGCCGATGTCGACGAACGCGGCCTCCATCGACGGCAGCACGTTCTGGACCTTGCCCAGGTAGACGTTGCCGACGTACGAGGTGGCCTGCTCCTTGTTGACGTAGTGCTCGACGAGCACGCCGTCCTCCAGGACGCCGATCTGGGTGCGCAGGCCGTTCTGGCGCACCACCATCACGCGCTCGACCGACTCGCGGCGGGCCAGGAACTCGGCCTCGGTGATGATCGGCACCCGGCGGCGGCCCAGCTCGCGGCCCTCGCGGCGGCGCTGCTTCTTCGCCTCCAGGCGGGTCGAGCCCTTGATGGACTGCACCTCGTCCGGGTCGAAGGCCGGCTCGGTGGAGCGGCGGCGCGGCTCGCGCACCTTCACCACCGTGCGGACGCCGTCCTCGGTGGTCTCGGCGGCCACCTCGACGCCGGCCTCGCCACTGCGGCGACGGCGACGGCGACGGCGACGCGAGGAGGACAGGCCGGAGGCCAGGTCGTCCTCGTCCTCGTCCTCCTCCTCGGCGGCAGCGGACGGCTCCTCGGCCGACTCGGCGGCCACCGTCTCGGTGTCGGTCTCGTTCTCGTCGTTCTCACCACGGCGGCGGCGACGGCCACCGCGGCGGCGACGACGGGACGGACGGCCGTCCTCGTCCCACTCGGCCTCGGTCTCCGGGCCGGACTCGGGCGCCTCGACGGGCGCCTCGACGGCGGCCGGCTCGGGCTGCTGCGCGCGGGCCTCGGCCTGCACGCGGGCCTCCTGGGCACGCGCCTCCTGGGCCCGGGACTCCTGGACGCGGGCCTCCTGCTGGGACCGGCCCTCGGGGCGGACCCGCACGGAGGTGCGGACCCGGCGGCGACGGCCGACCCCGCTGTACTCGAACTCGTCCTCGGTCTGCTCGGCGGCGGGCGCGGCGGCCTTCGCCGCCGGTGCCTTCGCGGCCTTGGCGGGCTGCGCGGGGGCGGCGGCAGGCTCGGCTGCCGGTGCCGGGGCGGCCACGAACGGAGTCGGCTCCTGGAAGACCGGGGCCTGGAAGATCGCGGTGGAGGGGCGCACCGCGCGGCGGCGCACCCGCTGCGGCGGCTCCGCCTCGGCGGGGGCCTCGACGACCGGGGCCTCGGCCTCGGCGGCGACCGGGGTCTCCGGCTCGGCCTCCTCGGCCTCCTCGGCCTCCTGCGGCTCCTCGGCGGCGGCCGGCTCGGCGGCGGGGGTCTCGACGACCGGCGCGGCCTCGACGACCCGGCGGCGACGCGGCCGACGGGCCGGGGTCTCCTCGGCGGCGGGCTCGGCGGCCGGCTCGACGACGGCCTCGGCCACCGGCTCGGCGGCCGGCGCACCGGCCGGCGACTCGGCACGCTTGCGGGTGCGGCGGGCCCGGACCGGCTTCTCGGCGGCCGGCTCGGCGGCGGGGGTCTCGGCAGCGGGGGTCTCGACGACCGGCTCCGCCACCGGCTCGGCGGCAGGCGCCTCGACGGCGGCCTCCGGCGCACCGGCCGGCGACTCGACGCGCTTACGGGTACGGCGGGCACGGACCGGCTTCTCGGCCGGCGGCTCGACGGCGGCCGGCTCGGTGGCGGCCGGGGCCTCGGCGACCGGGGCCTCGGCGGGCACTACGGTCTCGGCGCTCTCGGCGGCAGCGCCCTGCGGCGCACCGGCCGGGCGGGAGACCGCCCGGCGGCGACGGCGCGGCGGAGCGGCGGAAACGCCGTCGGCATCATGGTCGGCCGGTGCCGCAGACGACTGCGGTTCGGTGTTCTCGAGCATGCGGGTGGATCTCCCGTCAGGCCCCCGGGCTCCGTATCCGAGCACGGCGGGCCACCGGGGTTCCGGTCGGTCGCGATGATCGCGGACCGACTCCCACGGCGCCGCCGTGCGGACGCGAGGCCGCACAGGGGCTCGTAGTCTCGCTCGGCGCCCCGCACGGTGCGGGGTGTCGAAAGTCTTCTGGTCTGGGCCAGTGTTCTCAGTTGTCCGGGCCACTTCCGGACCCGGCCTGGTTGGCTGCCAGGCGGGTTCCTCCGGGCCGGTTGCGGGCCGGAGGAAGGATCCTCGGGCCGGCCGACCATCCGGGTCGGCAGGCCGCAAGGGCTGGCCTT
Proteins encoded:
- a CDS encoding Rne/Rng family ribonuclease — its product is MLENTEPQSSAAPADHDADGVSAAPPRRRRRAVSRPAGAPQGAAAESAETVVPAEAPVAEAPAATEPAAVEPPAEKPVRARRTRKRVESPAGAPEAAVEAPAAEPVAEPVVETPAAETPAAEPAAEKPVRARRTRKRAESPAGAPAAEPVAEAVVEPAAEPAAEETPARRPRRRRVVEAAPVVETPAAEPAAAEEPQEAEEAEEAEPETPVAAEAEAPVVEAPAEAEPPQRVRRRAVRPSTAIFQAPVFQEPTPFVAAPAPAAEPAAAPAQPAKAAKAPAAKAAAPAAEQTEDEFEYSGVGRRRRVRTSVRVRPEGRSQQEARVQESRAQEARAQEARVQAEARAQQPEPAAVEAPVEAPESGPETEAEWDEDGRPSRRRRRGGRRRRRGENDENETDTETVAAESAEEPSAAAEEEDEDEDDLASGLSSSRRRRRRRRRSGEAGVEVAAETTEDGVRTVVKVREPRRRSTEPAFDPDEVQSIKGSTRLEAKKQRRREGRELGRRRVPIITEAEFLARRESVERVMVVRQNGLRTQIGVLEDGVLVEHYVNKEQATSYVGNVYLGKVQNVLPSMEAAFVDIGKGRNAVLYAGEVNFGAMGHGGPRRIESVLKSGQSVLVQVSKDPIGHKGARLTSQISLPGRYLVYVPEGSMTGISRKLPENERARLKQILKKIVPDDAGVIVRTAAEGASEDELTRDVQRLQAQWEEIQKKAATGNAPALLYGEPDMTVRVVRDIFNEDFTKVIVSGNEAWNTIHEYVGGVAPDLADRLQRWTSDVDVFATYRIDEQLMKALDRKVWLPSGGSLVIDRTEAMIVVDVNTGKFVGQGGNLEETVTRNNIEAAEEIVRQLRLRDLGGIIVIDFIDMVLESNRDLVLRRLLECLGRDRTKHQVAEVTSLGLVQMTRKRVGQGLLESFSESCVHCNGRGVIVHMDQPHSHGGGGRTETAGEAAGSGSVKRRRRGKGGAAQNEPEALESAEGEFEAEAEAEETFEVVEPEAVEQLEIAVEEPVTPVEAVEPAPQPSLVEIPAAAPAPAAGRTRRRAVRKATAPAGAPGEAEIVVLQARADAVVEAALSAAAEQQPAQEPVTEPVEAPVAEQAPADEVEVPAEAAPAEEQPVVAEEAEEAPAPKKRAPRKAAAKKATTTATAAKKTAAAKKTTARKTATKRTSAAAKKAAAAEGDTASE